From Woronichinia naegeliana WA131, the proteins below share one genomic window:
- the folK gene encoding 2-amino-4-hydroxy-6-hydroxymethyldihydropteridine diphosphokinase, giving the protein MSDCHPIADLSRMPTQQWFSCAIALGSNLGDCQQILVASLKQLSAYQGIRHLRHSHWYETLPVGPPQPNYLNGCAILETNLSPQALLAVLLSIEEQFGRVRKEPWRARTLDLDLLLYDQWQLTGPNLHIPHPRMRDRAFVLIPLAEIAPNWIDPVSQQTILELSQRVNADGILQVVI; this is encoded by the coding sequence ATGTCAGACTGTCATCCGATCGCTGATTTATCCAGGATGCCAACTCAACAGTGGTTTTCCTGTGCGATCGCCTTAGGGAGTAACCTGGGGGATTGCCAGCAAATCTTGGTCGCCAGTCTCAAGCAGTTGTCAGCATATCAGGGGATTCGTCATCTCCGCCATTCTCATTGGTACGAAACCCTGCCCGTGGGGCCACCCCAACCCAATTATTTAAACGGTTGTGCCATCCTAGAAACAAACCTATCCCCTCAAGCCTTATTGGCCGTACTGTTAAGCATTGAGGAACAGTTTGGACGGGTTAGAAAAGAACCCTGGAGAGCTAGAACCCTAGACTTAGATTTGCTGTTATACGATCAATGGCAACTGACTGGCCCTAACCTGCACATTCCCCATCCCCGTATGCGAGACAGAGCTTTTGTCTTAATTCCCCTGGCAGAAATCGCGCCAAATTGGATAGATCCCGTTTCTCAACAAACGATTTTGGAACTAAGTCAACGGGTAAATGCCGATGGAATTTTACAAGTCGTTATCTAG
- the dnaG gene encoding DNA primase, with protein sequence MEVPRLHPDTVEEVKQRVDIVDVIADYVVLKKRGKDYQGLCPFHDEKTPSFSVSPVRQMYYCFGCGAGGNAIKFLMELGKRSFSDVVLDLAQRYQVPIKTLEPEQKKELQRQLSLREQLYEVLAVASHFYQHTLHQPQGEKALNYLYQTRGLTAGTIQHFQLGYAPDGWSTLYRYLVEQKHYAVALVVEAGLIKPRKNNDGYYDQFRDRLMIPIADSQGRIIAFGSRTLGSDEPKYLNSPETPLFNKGKTLFGLDKAKNSIQKRDKAIIVEGYFDVIALQSVGITNTVAALGTALSQEQIRLLLRYTDSKQIIFNFDADKAGVKATQRAIAEIEPLVYSGQVNLRILNLPAGKDADEFLKASSQAVEEYENLVNNAPLWLDWQIQQLLIHKNLKQADHFEQVAQEMLKLLNQLEDGNKRTYYLQKCAEILSQGDTQTLSIQANNLLSQLKKGSSIIARRPIQTSKKIEKISQEKTRLEIAEALLLRLYLHCPDCRTEITELLESKDLLFNFYPHRFLWQKIQEIQTDFPSLADPDNQLLSRLQDIALLFPESMQPTQYLFHLNEKTNEDLSRPSLHVLDAIAVLEIAVWENYSQHCQKQLQEFHQRQATEGSQYYWQELKKAKDKIETLNKERLNHKPSDF encoded by the coding sequence ATGGAAGTTCCGCGTCTCCATCCCGATACTGTCGAAGAGGTAAAACAACGGGTTGACATTGTGGATGTCATTGCCGACTATGTTGTGCTCAAAAAACGGGGCAAAGATTATCAAGGTTTATGTCCCTTTCATGATGAGAAAACCCCTAGTTTTAGTGTTAGTCCAGTTCGGCAGATGTATTATTGCTTTGGCTGTGGGGCAGGGGGCAATGCGATTAAGTTTTTGATGGAATTAGGCAAGCGTTCCTTTAGTGATGTGGTGCTAGATTTAGCCCAACGCTATCAAGTTCCCATTAAAACCCTAGAGCCGGAACAAAAAAAAGAATTACAACGCCAACTCTCTCTTCGCGAACAACTGTATGAAGTCTTAGCTGTTGCCAGTCATTTCTATCAACATACTTTGCATCAGCCCCAGGGAGAAAAAGCACTCAACTATCTTTATCAAACGCGGGGATTAACCGCAGGAACGATTCAACACTTTCAATTAGGTTACGCGCCTGATGGTTGGTCAACCCTTTATCGTTATCTCGTTGAACAAAAACATTATGCAGTGGCTCTAGTGGTCGAAGCGGGCCTGATTAAACCCCGTAAAAATAACGATGGTTACTATGATCAATTCCGCGATCGCCTGATGATTCCCATTGCGGATAGTCAAGGTCGAATTATTGCTTTTGGCAGTCGAACCTTGGGCAGTGATGAACCCAAATATCTGAACTCTCCCGAAACGCCGTTATTTAATAAAGGAAAAACTCTTTTTGGTTTAGATAAGGCAAAAAACAGTATTCAAAAAAGAGATAAAGCGATTATCGTAGAAGGCTATTTTGATGTTATTGCCCTTCAATCTGTTGGAATTACGAATACCGTTGCCGCTCTGGGGACGGCCTTAAGTCAAGAGCAAATTAGATTATTATTACGTTATACCGATTCTAAACAAATCATTTTTAATTTTGATGCTGATAAGGCAGGTGTCAAAGCAACTCAACGGGCGATCGCTGAAATTGAACCGTTGGTCTATAGCGGTCAGGTCAATTTAAGGATTTTAAACTTACCCGCCGGCAAAGATGCGGATGAGTTTTTAAAAGCCAGTAGTCAGGCGGTTGAAGAATACGAAAATTTAGTTAATAACGCGCCGCTTTGGTTAGATTGGCAAATTCAGCAATTACTCATTCATAAAAATCTTAAGCAAGCTGATCATTTTGAGCAAGTCGCTCAGGAAATGCTGAAATTATTAAACCAGCTTGAGGATGGCAATAAACGTACCTATTATCTGCAAAAATGTGCAGAAATTCTGAGTCAAGGAGATACACAAACTCTATCGATTCAAGCTAATAATTTATTGAGTCAACTGAAAAAAGGTTCCTCTATCATAGCTAGGCGGCCTATCCAAACATCTAAAAAAATAGAGAAAATTTCTCAAGAAAAGACTCGCCTAGAAATCGCTGAAGCCTTGTTATTAAGACTTTATCTACACTGTCCAGATTGTCGTACTGAAATCACTGAACTATTAGAAAGCAAAGATTTACTATTTAATTTTTATCCCCATCGTTTTCTGTGGCAAAAAATTCAAGAGATCCAAACCGATTTTCCTTCCCTAGCCGATCCCGACAATCAACTCCTTTCTCGCTTACAGGATATTGCTTTACTGTTTCCCGAATCTATGCAGCCTACTCAATATCTTTTTCATCTTAATGAAAAAACCAACGAAGATCTTTCCCGTCCCTCCCTTCACGTTTTAGATGCGATCGCCGTTTTAGAAATAGCTGTCTGGGAAAATTACTCTCAACACTGCCAGAAACAATTACAGGAATTTCATCAACGTCAAGCTACTGAAGGGAGTCAATATTATTGGCAGGAATTGAAAAAAGCTAAGGATAAAATAGAAACCTTAAACAAAGAACGTCTTAATCATAAACCCTCCGATTTTTAA
- the rpoC1 gene encoding DNA-directed RNA polymerase subunit gamma: MKAQIEPRFDYVKIAIASPERIRQWGERTLPNGMLVGEVTKPETINYRTLKPEMDGLFCEKIFGPSKDWECWCGKYKRVRHRGIVCERCGVEVTESRVRRHRMGFIKLAAPVTHVWYLKGIPSYLSILLDMPLRDVEQIVYFNAYVVLNPGNASNLQYKQLLTGDQWVEIEDQIYAEDSELSGIEVGIGAEAIQRLLEELALEEEAERLREEILASKGQKRAKLIKRLRVIDNFIATNSLPEWMVLSVIPVIPPDLRPMVQLDGGRFATSDLNDLYRRVINRNNRLARLQEILAPEIIVRNEKRMLQEAVDALIDNGRRGRTVVGANNRPLKSLSDIIEGKQGRFRQNLLGKRVDYSGRSVIVVGPNLKIYQCGLPREMAIELFQPFVINRLIKLNIVNNIKAAKKLILRNDPQVWSVLDEVITGHPIMLNRAPTLHRLGIQAFEPILVEGRAIQLHPLVCPAFNADFDGDQMAVHVPLSLESQAEARLLMLACHNVLSPATGRPIVAPSQDMVLGCYYLTATNPKTQLGEGRYFANLEDVLKAYDQGQLSLHAAIWVRHKETDVVTEKPDNEVIKTETLEDGSVMKYYRERKTRETATGELLAQYIYTTPGRIIYNKTIHEALAVMV, translated from the coding sequence ATGAAAGCCCAAATCGAACCCCGCTTTGACTACGTAAAAATTGCGATCGCTTCTCCTGAAAGAATTCGTCAATGGGGAGAAAGAACCCTACCCAACGGAATGCTGGTCGGTGAAGTAACCAAACCAGAAACCATCAACTACCGCACCCTCAAGCCGGAAATGGATGGTCTGTTTTGTGAAAAGATTTTTGGCCCCTCGAAAGACTGGGAATGTTGGTGTGGAAAATATAAGCGCGTCAGACATCGGGGCATTGTCTGCGAACGTTGTGGTGTGGAAGTCACGGAGTCGCGGGTACGTCGTCATCGTATGGGCTTTATCAAATTAGCAGCCCCCGTCACCCACGTTTGGTATCTCAAAGGTATTCCCAGTTATCTCAGCATTCTGTTGGATATGCCTTTACGGGATGTGGAACAGATCGTTTATTTTAATGCCTACGTGGTTCTCAATCCAGGCAACGCCAGTAATCTGCAATACAAACAATTACTGACGGGAGATCAATGGGTCGAAATCGAAGACCAGATCTACGCTGAAGATTCTGAACTCTCTGGCATCGAGGTCGGTATTGGAGCCGAAGCTATTCAACGGTTATTGGAAGAACTGGCCCTAGAAGAAGAAGCAGAACGTTTGCGGGAAGAAATTCTAGCCAGTAAGGGTCAAAAACGGGCCAAGCTCATTAAACGCTTGCGGGTAATCGATAACTTTATCGCCACCAATTCCCTACCGGAATGGATGGTACTCAGTGTGATTCCTGTTATCCCCCCCGATTTACGCCCGATGGTGCAATTAGATGGGGGTCGGTTTGCCACCTCTGACCTCAATGATCTCTATCGACGAGTGATCAACCGCAATAACCGTCTAGCCCGCTTACAGGAAATTTTGGCCCCTGAAATCATTGTCCGTAACGAAAAACGGATGCTGCAAGAAGCGGTGGATGCCCTAATTGATAATGGTCGTCGGGGTCGTACCGTCGTCGGAGCCAATAACCGTCCCCTGAAATCGCTGTCGGATATTATCGAAGGAAAACAGGGTCGTTTCCGTCAAAACCTTCTGGGTAAGCGGGTTGACTATTCGGGACGTTCCGTCATCGTCGTTGGGCCAAACTTAAAAATTTATCAGTGTGGTCTGCCCAGGGAAATGGCGATCGAGCTATTCCAACCCTTTGTTATTAACCGTTTGATTAAACTCAATATTGTCAATAACATTAAGGCCGCCAAAAAATTAATTTTGCGTAACGATCCTCAAGTCTGGTCGGTGTTAGACGAAGTGATCACGGGCCATCCCATCATGCTGAACCGTGCGCCAACCCTTCACCGTTTGGGGATTCAAGCCTTTGAGCCAATTCTGGTAGAAGGTCGAGCCATTCAACTTCATCCCCTGGTTTGTCCCGCCTTTAACGCTGACTTTGACGGAGATCAAATGGCGGTACACGTTCCTCTGTCCTTAGAATCCCAGGCAGAAGCTCGATTACTGATGCTGGCTTGTCATAATGTGCTTTCTCCAGCTACGGGACGGCCCATTGTGGCTCCTTCCCAGGATATGGTTTTAGGCTGTTACTATCTCACTGCCACCAATCCTAAGACCCAGTTGGGAGAAGGACGCTACTTTGCCAATCTTGAAGATGTGCTCAAAGCCTATGATCAGGGACAGTTATCCCTCCATGCCGCCATTTGGGTTCGCCATAAGGAGACCGATGTCGTCACTGAAAAACCAGATAATGAGGTGATAAAAACAGAAACCCTAGAAGATGGTAGCGTTATGAAGTACTATCGCGAACGGAAAACAAGGGAAACGGCTACGGGAGAATTACTTGCCCAGTATATTTACACCACGCCGGGACGGATTATCTACAATAAAACGATTCACGAAGCCTTAGCGGTTATGGTTTAA
- a CDS encoding YifB family Mg chelatase-like AAA ATPase gives MLARVWSASLIGIEAVKVGVEVDVSGGLPSITVVGLPDTAVQESRERVKAALKNAGFAFPVRKIVVNLTPADLRKEGPSFDLPIGVGILAASEQIDPQLLGDFMFLGEMSLDGSLRSVAGVLPIAATAQKLGLKGIVVPVDNAQEAAVVKGIEVYGFKHIGEVAQFLAEPNQHQPVQKDALTEFRRSPLLLADLKDVKGQNHARRALEIAAAGGHNLIFVGPPGSGKTMLARRLPSILPPLAFDEALEVSQIHSVAGLLKERGSLIQARPFRSPHHSASGPSLVGGGSFPRPGEISLAHRGILFLDELTEFKRNVLEFLRQPLEDGFVTISRTRQSVIFPAQFTLVASTNPCPCGYFGDPIQACSCSPRQREMYWAKLSGPLMDRIDLQVAVNRLKPEEMTQQSQGETSQSVLERVNQARDRAQKRFQAQGKIVCNAEMQANHLRQFCPLDDASRSLLEGAIRKLGLSARAMDRILKVSRTIADLAQSDPIQSHHLAEAIQYRTLDRFN, from the coding sequence ATGTTAGCAAGGGTTTGGAGTGCTTCTCTGATTGGCATTGAGGCTGTCAAGGTAGGGGTAGAAGTGGATGTATCGGGAGGATTGCCTTCGATTACGGTGGTCGGTCTTCCTGATACGGCTGTTCAAGAATCCCGCGAACGGGTTAAGGCGGCCCTCAAAAATGCGGGGTTTGCTTTTCCAGTGCGTAAAATCGTGGTGAATTTAACCCCTGCCGATCTTCGTAAGGAAGGCCCTAGTTTTGATTTGCCCATCGGTGTGGGCATTTTAGCGGCTTCAGAACAGATTGATCCCCAATTGTTAGGGGACTTTATGTTTCTGGGAGAAATGTCTTTAGATGGTAGTTTGCGATCTGTGGCTGGAGTGTTGCCGATCGCCGCTACAGCCCAGAAGTTAGGGTTAAAGGGCATTGTGGTTCCCGTTGATAATGCCCAGGAAGCGGCAGTGGTTAAGGGCATTGAAGTTTATGGATTCAAACATATCGGGGAAGTAGCCCAGTTTTTGGCAGAGCCAAACCAACATCAGCCTGTGCAAAAAGATGCGTTAACTGAATTTCGGCGATCGCCTTTACTGTTAGCGGATCTCAAGGATGTCAAGGGTCAAAATCATGCCCGCAGAGCCTTAGAAATTGCGGCGGCCGGAGGTCATAACTTGATTTTTGTAGGGCCGCCTGGCAGTGGCAAGACCATGCTGGCCCGACGTTTGCCCAGTATTTTGCCGCCTTTGGCCTTCGATGAAGCCCTAGAAGTGTCTCAGATTCATTCGGTGGCCGGATTATTAAAAGAACGGGGTTCCCTAATCCAAGCCCGTCCCTTTCGCAGTCCCCACCATTCCGCCTCTGGCCCTTCTCTTGTGGGTGGTGGCAGTTTTCCGCGACCAGGTGAAATCTCCCTTGCCCATCGTGGCATTTTGTTCCTAGATGAACTAACCGAATTTAAGCGCAATGTCTTGGAATTTTTACGTCAACCCCTAGAAGATGGCTTCGTTACCATTTCTCGTACTCGTCAATCGGTCATTTTTCCGGCTCAATTTACCCTGGTTGCGAGTACAAATCCCTGTCCCTGTGGCTATTTTGGTGATCCTATTCAAGCCTGTTCCTGTTCGCCTCGTCAACGGGAGATGTATTGGGCTAAGTTATCTGGCCCCTTAATGGATCGCATTGATCTACAGGTGGCGGTTAATCGACTGAAACCTGAAGAAATGACCCAACAAAGTCAGGGCGAAACCTCCCAATCCGTTCTAGAACGGGTCAACCAAGCCCGCGATCGCGCCCAAAAACGTTTTCAAGCTCAGGGGAAAATTGTCTGTAATGCAGAAATGCAGGCTAATCATCTGCGCCAATTTTGTCCCTTGGATGATGCTAGTCGTAGCCTATTAGAAGGAGCCATTCGTAAATTAGGACTATCGGCTAGGGCAATGGATCGAATTTTAAAAGTATCGCGGACGATCGCTGATCTGGCTCAATCTGACCCAATCCAAAGTCATCATCTAGCTGAAGCAATCCAATATCGCACCCTAGACCGTTTTAACTAA
- a CDS encoding TrkA family potassium uptake protein, giving the protein MKTKTLFNLLRQVNRQFAVIGLGRFGRAVCDTLHQNGYEVLGIDQDEKLVAEALAARVVSNAICLDSTDVNALKEAGIFEFETVIVAVGNYLKESIITVLNLKEGGVKYVVAKVSSETHEKILKRLGADLIVFPEQDAGRDLAYRLTKPSIVDRFQLDPENSIVEVMVPDQFCNKTLAELNIRQHYGVSILAIGNEEKFKINPMPTERLYRGMIMVLIGLNDDIHRLID; this is encoded by the coding sequence ATGAAAACTAAAACTCTTTTTAATCTTCTTCGTCAAGTTAACCGTCAATTTGCGGTGATTGGTCTAGGCCGTTTTGGTAGAGCCGTTTGTGACACTTTACATCAGAATGGCTATGAAGTGCTAGGTATTGATCAAGATGAAAAATTAGTGGCTGAAGCATTAGCAGCGAGGGTAGTTAGTAATGCTATCTGTTTAGATTCTACTGATGTTAATGCGCTGAAAGAGGCTGGAATATTTGAATTTGAAACGGTAATTGTGGCCGTGGGAAATTACCTCAAAGAGAGTATTATTACCGTGCTCAATTTGAAGGAAGGCGGTGTTAAATATGTGGTTGCCAAAGTGTCTTCCGAAACCCACGAGAAAATTCTTAAACGTTTAGGGGCTGATTTAATTGTTTTCCCAGAACAGGATGCCGGTCGAGATTTAGCCTATCGTCTCACCAAGCCTTCTATTGTGGATCGTTTTCAACTCGATCCCGAAAATAGCATTGTTGAAGTGATGGTTCCTGATCAGTTTTGTAATAAAACCCTAGCTGAATTAAATATTCGTCAACATTATGGCGTGAGTATTTTAGCGATCGGGAATGAAGAGAAATTTAAAATTAATCCTATGCCGACAGAAAGACTTTATAGAGGTATGATTATGGTGTTAATTGGACTGAATGATGATATTCACCGCTTAATTGATTAA
- a CDS encoding TrkH family potassium uptake protein, whose protein sequence is MTISRTICLGFLAVIGLGTLLLMMPFSLTDGTWGSFLTALFMSTSAVCVTGLAVVDPNSYFSFWGELILLLLVQVGGLGYMTVTTFLMLLIGRRFDLQQKFAIQESFDRPFLQGSRNLVKSIIATTLIFELTGAFFLTYKFAQSYNLGESLWLGIFHSVSAFNNAGFSLFKDNLMGYYDSLIVNLVITGLIIFGGIGYQVIIELYLWLTNLKFGKGRRFNFSLNFKVVIRSTLILLVLGMIAFLFIEYKNPETIADFNGKDKLLAAWFQSVTTRTAGFNTIDNGKLEINALLMTMLLMFIGASPSGTGGGIKTTTLSILAVCTRSVLRGNEEVIIYRRTIPMPLILKAIAVVFGSAMTVIIATSLIAFVETRLPSALDTIAILFEVVSAFGTVGLSMGITASLSAFSQFVIIATMYIGRVGVILLMAAILGDPRPSMIKYPEENLLIG, encoded by the coding sequence ATGACGATTTCTCGAACCATTTGCCTCGGTTTCCTGGCAGTAATTGGACTAGGAACTTTGCTTTTAATGATGCCCTTTTCTCTTACCGATGGCACCTGGGGCAGTTTTTTAACGGCACTTTTTATGTCCACTTCCGCCGTTTGTGTGACGGGTTTAGCAGTCGTTGATCCCAATAGTTACTTTTCCTTTTGGGGAGAGTTAATTTTATTGCTATTGGTTCAGGTTGGAGGACTCGGTTATATGACGGTAACGACTTTTTTAATGCTGTTGATTGGCCGAAGGTTTGATCTTCAGCAGAAGTTTGCGATTCAAGAATCTTTTGATCGACCCTTTTTGCAGGGCAGTCGTAATTTAGTCAAGTCAATTATTGCCACTACCCTGATTTTTGAATTGACAGGAGCTTTTTTTCTCACCTATAAATTTGCTCAAAGCTATAATTTAGGGGAATCTCTCTGGCTGGGAATTTTTCATAGTGTTAGTGCTTTTAATAATGCTGGTTTTAGTCTTTTTAAAGATAACTTAATGGGTTACTATGATTCCCTAATCGTCAATTTGGTGATTACCGGACTGATCATTTTTGGTGGCATTGGCTATCAGGTAATTATTGAATTATATCTCTGGCTAACTAACCTTAAATTTGGCAAAGGCCGACGCTTTAATTTTTCCCTTAATTTTAAAGTGGTGATCCGCTCTACCCTAATTTTACTGGTCTTGGGGATGATCGCTTTCCTGTTTATCGAATATAAAAATCCCGAAACGATCGCCGATTTTAATGGGAAGGATAAATTATTAGCGGCTTGGTTTCAGTCCGTCACCACTCGCACCGCCGGATTTAATACCATTGACAATGGTAAACTAGAAATTAATGCTCTCTTGATGACCATGTTGTTAATGTTTATCGGGGCCAGTCCTAGCGGAACGGGAGGAGGAATTAAAACCACTACCTTAAGTATTTTAGCGGTCTGCACTCGTTCTGTCCTACGGGGTAATGAAGAAGTAATTATTTACCGTCGTACTATTCCTATGCCCCTAATTCTCAAGGCGATCGCGGTTGTTTTTGGCTCGGCCATGACCGTGATTATTGCCACCAGCTTAATTGCCTTTGTTGAAACTAGACTCCCTTCCGCTCTAGATACGATCGCTATTCTATTTGAAGTGGTTTCTGCCTTTGGAACGGTTGGTTTATCGATGGGAATTACCGCCAGTTTATCTGCCTTTTCCCAGTTCGTCATCATTGCGACCATGTATATTGGTCGGGTTGGTGTTATTTTATTAATGGCAGCGATTTTGGGAGATCCTCGTCCCAGTATGATCAAATATCCAGAAGAGAATTTGTTAATCGGTTAA
- a CDS encoding glycosyltransferase family 4 protein, whose product MHIAWLGKKSPFCGNVTYGREVTNALLDRGHRVSFLHFAQEDSGDTDWPDCPEVLLPFLFKSTIYTIPTPKSSKVLTESLQKLKPDLVHASLTLSPLDFRLPEICEELEIPLIATFHPPFDSKLRNLSSSTQFLTYQLYAPFLAQYDKVIVFSHLQRNLLVKLGVPRRKLIIIPNGVDIDKYSPGFSEIKNQYQAKRLFVYLGRIAPEKNIESLLKAWKASDLGNDCKLLIVGDGLLKSTLQPSYGIEQGIHWLGFIADEDTRIQILRGADAFILPSLVEGLSLSLLEAMACGTACLATDAGADGEVLESGAGVILSTQGVTTQLKTLLPLFRDHPEITELLGRKARERVLERYTFTENINCLEKLYTDILAQTHTSLTLNHLIS is encoded by the coding sequence ATGCACATTGCTTGGTTGGGGAAAAAATCTCCATTTTGCGGAAATGTAACCTATGGTCGGGAAGTAACCAATGCGTTATTAGACCGAGGACATCGGGTTAGTTTTTTACATTTTGCCCAGGAAGATTCCGGTGATACGGATTGGCCAGATTGTCCAGAAGTATTACTGCCTTTTCTTTTCAAATCCACTATTTATACCATTCCTACCCCTAAATCCAGTAAGGTTCTAACGGAATCATTACAAAAACTCAAGCCTGATTTGGTTCACGCTTCCCTAACTCTGTCTCCCCTCGATTTTCGTTTACCGGAAATTTGTGAAGAACTGGAAATTCCTCTGATAGCGACATTTCATCCACCCTTTGATAGTAAACTTCGCAATCTTTCTTCTAGTACTCAATTTTTAACCTATCAACTCTATGCTCCTTTTCTAGCTCAATACGATAAAGTTATTGTTTTTTCCCATCTGCAACGCAATCTATTAGTTAAACTGGGTGTACCTCGACGGAAATTAATTATTATTCCCAATGGTGTTGATATTGATAAATATTCTCCAGGCTTCTCTGAGATTAAAAACCAATATCAGGCTAAACGCTTATTTGTCTATCTCGGCAGAATCGCCCCCGAAAAAAATATTGAATCCCTCTTGAAAGCCTGGAAAGCGTCTGATCTGGGAAATGATTGTAAGCTCTTGATCGTCGGTGATGGCCTACTTAAATCTACCTTGCAACCTTCCTATGGCATCGAACAGGGAATTCACTGGCTAGGCTTTATTGCCGATGAGGATACTCGCATTCAAATTTTGCGGGGGGCTGATGCTTTCATTTTACCCTCCCTTGTCGAAGGCCTTTCCCTATCTCTGTTAGAGGCAATGGCCTGTGGAACCGCTTGTCTGGCTACCGATGCCGGGGCTGACGGTGAAGTCCTAGAATCTGGAGCCGGTGTCATTTTGAGCACCCAGGGTGTCACCACTCAATTAAAAACCCTTTTACCTCTATTCCGAGATCATCCTGAAATCACGGAATTACTGGGACGGAAAGCCAGAGAACGAGTCCTAGAACGTTATACTTTTACGGAAAATATTAATTGCCTGGAAAAACTTTATACCGATATTCTTGCCCAAACTCATACTTCCCTAACCCTTAATCATTTGATTTCCTAG
- the hpnH gene encoding adenosyl-hopene transferase HpnH — translation MAVSLKQALVVGSYIVAQRLKGRKRFPLVLMLEPLFRCNLACQGCGKIQHPTEILKQNLSPEACFAAVEECGVPVVSIPGGEPLLHPQIDEIVRGLVARKKFIYLCTNAILLEKSLDKFEPSPYLTFSVHLDGLREEHDRCVDREGIFDKAIAAIKVAKAKGFRVTTNTTVFQGAKPADVQQFFDFLQTLGIDGMMISPGYSYEWAPDQEHFLQREQTRALFRDILAPWRTGQKPWNFNHNPLFLDFLMGDRDYECTPWGSPSYSVLGWQKPCYLLNEGYYQSFQELLDQTDWDNYGHTSGNPKCADCMVHCGYEPTAAIDALKPANMGRAMSSLLSA, via the coding sequence ATGGCTGTTTCGTTAAAGCAGGCCCTAGTGGTTGGCAGTTATATTGTGGCCCAACGTTTAAAGGGACGCAAGCGGTTTCCCCTAGTGTTAATGTTAGAACCGCTATTTCGCTGTAATCTAGCTTGTCAGGGCTGTGGCAAAATTCAACACCCGACAGAAATTCTGAAACAAAATTTGTCCCCAGAAGCCTGTTTTGCGGCAGTAGAGGAATGTGGTGTTCCCGTTGTTTCCATTCCTGGGGGAGAGCCGTTACTACATCCTCAGATTGATGAAATTGTGCGGGGACTGGTCGCCCGTAAGAAGTTCATTTATCTTTGTACTAATGCGATCCTCTTGGAAAAAAGTCTGGATAAATTTGAGCCTTCGCCCTACCTAACCTTTAGTGTGCATCTAGATGGCCTACGGGAAGAACACGATCGCTGTGTTGATCGAGAAGGAATATTTGATAAGGCGATCGCGGCCATTAAAGTGGCCAAGGCCAAAGGATTTCGGGTGACAACCAATACTACCGTTTTTCAAGGGGCCAAGCCGGCAGACGTACAGCAATTTTTCGATTTTCTGCAAACCCTGGGCATCGATGGCATGATGATTTCCCCTGGTTATAGCTATGAATGGGCCCCCGATCAAGAACATTTTCTACAACGGGAACAGACCCGCGCCCTCTTCCGAGACATTCTAGCTCCCTGGAGAACAGGACAAAAACCATGGAATTTTAACCATAATCCCCTCTTTTTAGATTTTCTGATGGGAGATAGGGATTATGAATGTACCCCTTGGGGGAGCCCTAGCTATAGCGTTCTCGGTTGGCAAAAGCCCTGTTATCTGCTCAATGAAGGTTACTATCAGAGTTTTCAGGAATTACTCGATCAAACCGATTGGGATAATTATGGCCATACCAGTGGCAATCCGAAATGCGCGGACTGTATGGTTCACTGTGGCTATGAACCGACGGCGGCGATCGATGCCCTTAAACCCGCCAATATGGGTCGGGCCATGAGTAGTCTCTTAAGTGCTTAA